Below is a window of Musa acuminata AAA Group cultivar baxijiao chromosome BXJ3-11, Cavendish_Baxijiao_AAA, whole genome shotgun sequence DNA.
CACATGTTGGGTGCTGCCAGAGATTGAGTTTAGTAaatagttcatttcgaagtagtCTCcagcattttctgaaatgatattgTAGGTGGAACTAAAATTGGTAGGAACTCTACCAAAGGATATGAAGTATGTGCACTTCAATACTTGTCATAGACTTCTTAAAATGTGTTGAGTAGTTCAGAACGTATTGATACTCTTTTATTATCTACCAATAAGTGTTATTATGTGTATCTATGTTACATGTTGGCAATATATATGTGATTTAGTCTTTTGACTTGCTCCTTTATGTTAGATGTTGACATTTGAACAAAGGTTTAAAACACAGTTCGGTATTGATTTTGGTGATCTATTGGACCAGTATGGTACCAGTGTATCGGGTGGTATAACTACCCGTACTGCCCGGTGTCATGTGGTCCCATATTGGCTTTTGTTCGGACCGTTAAGTATCGATTGGTGTGCACCGTGCAGATCTGTGTGTATAACCTTGATTTGAACTACATTTGTGAAAGTTTACTATTTATTTGAATGTTTGTTATACTTTGTATATGTACATGATTATTATGGATAGTCTATATTgtacaaaatatatattttcagtAAAACCCGTAATATAGAAAAGAATGTATAAATTGCCATTGTTCATGCTGTGTTATATCCTACTTGCAAGAATTGCATTGTCTATATTCTACAGAGCATATATTTACAATAACATGTAGTAATGAAGAAAACCATAACATGTATAAATTGCCTTTGTTCATGCCATGTCTTATCCTACTTTTAAAAGATATTTCATGTCAGCGTATCTATAGTATGTATGTTGCACGATTCTGTCCCATGCTTTATAAACTTAAATTGATAGATAATGCATAAGTGTGCATTTTCTTGGAGTCATACTCTAAAACTTTTGCTTATGTATGATTGGCGAGTCCCCTTATCTTCGACTTACTAGAATAGTTTATGCCGGTTCTAATTCATTTTAAAGAACGTTGTAGTGTATAAATTATAAAAGAAAGTTAAAGAGAGATGCAAAGAAAGATGTAGAGCTCAAATCTTCTGAATTATATGGAGGCATTAGCTGTGTATAGCTGGATTATATGGAGCCAAAAAATGATTAAGGATTGCAAAAGAGTGTTAAGCTGAATTTCAGTTGTGCTTCTGGATTTTctgttcattggcaaaagaacaatGGGCTCTAAAGGATGCTTTTGTATagttgacttgattttgatttcaTGTTTTAAATTACATTTTGTGGCATTTCAATTGAGTAGCATATTGAGATTATTGTTTccttttaatattaaattaagaatatcaTACAAGAAATTCTTGCTCTTTCTGACGAAAAACCTTGAACCTGGTCACCTGGGACCATGGCATGGCCTGGAGATATTTTAGAGTGGCGATTACCCTTAATTTCTGGTGTATGTTTTAAAGCTTAGGTTTACCCTTTCACGATCTGCAAGTTTACACTGCATATTTTTTGTTATAGGGTTAAGATTTGCCTTAATCATATGGGgattttatagtgctttctcataCTTGTTCTATATTTGATAACAGGACATGTGGAAAACAGCCAATGAATCTTTCTGGCATTAAAGTTTCTACAATTTTATGATGCCTATAGTTAACCATGAACTTGGTGCTGAAGTTCCTACACTGATGGAAACACTAatctgatatatttttttgtagGTTCCCCTCTTCAACATATTGAAGAAGTTTGATGGTGAGACTATCACAGAGGTTGTGAGGCCTTGTATAGCAAGGATGAGATATCGTGTCATCAGACTGCCCAAGTATCTAATTCTTCATATGCGTCGATTTACAAAAAATAATTTCTTCATCGAAAAGAACCCGACACTAGGTatattataaattctttttcaatATATGAGGTGTTTTTAGTTCTTACCACCAATGTTGTTATTGACCGTGGAGAATTTTCTTCTTTCAGTCAACTTTCCTGTGAAGAATCTTGAATTGAAGGATTACATTCCATTGCCCCCACCAAAGGAGAACAAGAAGTTGCGGTCAAAATACGATATCATAGGGAACATAGTTCATGATGGCAAGCCCGGAGAGGGAAGTTATAGAGTTTTCGTGCAGCGAAAATCAGAAGAGCTCTGGTATTGTGCGATCAAAGTAAATTTCATCGGTGCTATTGTTTGGTATTTCTGAAGGCCTTGCTGAGCATCATTTTTCCCTTCAGGTATGAAATGCAGGACCTCCACGTCACCGAAACTCTTCCTCAAATGGTTGCTCTCTCTGAAGCCTACATGCAAATATATGAGCAGCAAGAGTGACTTTCGGATGGCTTCTTTCTTGCTCACAAGGTTACTAATGTATATGACAAGCGCCAAAAACTGCGCGACCATTGCAGAGGGTAACCGGGCTGCCCATTTTTTCGCAGCACAATTCTGGCTGAAACTTATTTCGAGTCTTCTTTGGTTGGGACTTCATGTTAACAGGCTTATGTTGATCATGTATGGCTCCTGAGACTCGAGTACGGCTGTTGCCCGGTCTTGGCACTTTTTCCAGGTGTGTTCACCGTGTCGTGTCATACCCGTTCGGCCATGTTCCATCCACTTGGGCTCTGACGTCCTTGCCTCTGGTTTTTCTATGTGAGAGTTTATAGTgggtgatgagggtaataataatgATGGGACGCAAATTGACGTTGTTTGCTCCTAGGTGACGTCTCTTGTATCATGTGAATCGAGGAGACATGGGTCATTTGTCTCGGTCTGACCTGACAACGTTGGGCCGAGGTAGATCAGAACGTCGATTAAGGCACGTTGTCATCCTACAAGAGTTCGGTCCTTTACTCAACCCCAATGTCCAACTGATTTTTGGTGGAGGGGTCAGGTCGAGCTCTCCTGACCCGACCTGTATGCAAGGACGAAGACGAAGCGTCACTCCATCGCGCACCCAGGCGAGGAGTTTCCTCCTGGAGGAAACGCCTGTCCCATCGAGATCGGATCAACGTACTCGGTTACCTTAGCACTCTCATGGGTAATCCCGAGAGCTCCGAGGTCGTGCCTTAAAGTTGATGGAGTCCACCGTGACAGCAATGGGTAGGGAGATTATTGCATATTTTATCTTTAGTCTCTCCTAAGTTTCCCCCCTCTTTAGTCTTTTTCTATGTAACAGTCGAATACCTCACCAAAGAGGAAGAAGGTGGAGAAACGAAACTGGTTGGTTGGGCATTGCAATCATGGCCGCCATTGAGAGGACGAGCGGCGTCGATCTGGTGGCGACCGGGAGCCCCTCCACTGGCGGCGGCCGTGGCCGAGCACAGGAGCCCTGTAGCCCCAAGGATCTGGCCTCCGCCTACGACGCCGCCGGGCTCCCCGTACTCTGCTAGTACCCCGACGGCTCGGTCGATTTCCACTTGGAGCCTCTGCTGGATCGGGGGCTAGCCAGGGACAGGGCTACGGCCGTGTCGGCATTGGCGGCGCAGAGGCCCAACGGCGTCGTCTCTGGAAGCGAAAGGTTTAAGCGAGAGATGATGGATTTAGAGGAGTTGCTCTCGAGGCTGAACCCGATGGCGGAGGAGTTCGTACTCCCGTCTCTCTCGGGACAAGGGAATTGGTGCGGCGCGGCCGGCGGCGGTGACGGAGGGTTTTATGCCAATGGTTTTGGGTGAGCAACCAAGTGCGGAATGGTGGGATGCGTGTAAGGTGTTTGGATGGGATCTTTTTGTTACGTTTCCGTGTCTTTTCTCTGTGCTAATTCGTAACATATTTCCGATCTTCATGTTTTGGTGCTTTTCTTCAGAAGAAGAATGGATATGGTGATGGAAAGCTGCGTCGGATAAATAGCCGGACTAGCTTGGCACAGCGAGACGAAGTGATTAGACGAACTGTGTACGTCTCAGACATCGATCATCAATCAGGTAGTTAGGCTAATCCAGAATTTATCAGTGCTATATGTCctttaatttgatgatttgaacatATCTCGGGAGCATATTTACATATGGCTTTGGATTGAGCTTTGGTCAATGATCATATCATGTCTTTTTCCTTTTGTTAATTCCTTTTTCTCCCTTATGTGTTGATGGCCTTTGGACATCCTCGCTCCGGAAACAGCATGTAGACTCAGGATAAATGCTCATTGACCATCTCTTGTGGTATTCTTTAAATGATTGATTCCTTACACATCTCAATCTACATCACTCTTATGCTATTTTTGGGTTAAACTAGACTTTTATCTTGATCTTATTGGCAGACaaggttttgaaactttatgatgTAGGATgggttttaattatttatttgtgaATAGAAGAAAAGCGGGAAAAGTAAGATTATAACGTAAAGGTAATAAGAAGAAATGGATAATAGGATgggttttaattatttatttgggAATAGAGCTAAAGAGGGGAAAGGAAAATAATAACGAAAAGATAATAAGAAGAAATGGATAATTCCTCGACTCAAGGACATAGTTTTGCACATCCACATGTCTCACCCTAGTTTACGAGACGATCCTGAATTATGTTCGCAAAATTTCTAGCCTAGTCTGTGAGACAGTACCAGATCAAATTTTGCCAAGTTTTGACAATTACATTTTTCAAACATTTCTATTCCATATTGAACTTGTTTTGGGAAGGACCTATTCTCATTTAAGTTGCCAAATTCTCAGTGTTGAACTTAGACCTGCATCTAATATATATGATTTGTATCTCACTCAGTCCTGTATGTCCTTGATCATCCGAGAGAACAAGTAAAATTATGGCATCACCAGTTCATTGATCTGAGGCAATAACTGGTTTTGAAAAGGTGACAGATGTTCCATGTTTTCTTTTGCCATTTGCCAGCCTTGTGTAATCATGCTTTCATAAAATTTATGTTTGCAGTGTACTGAGAAACTCTGAAACATGTCTCATATTCGATATTATTTTTAATGCTATGGGAAGAGAACTTTAAATGATTTGTTGCAATACAACACAATTTAACGTTTCTAAACTTTCAGAACGGAGTCTGTGATGTATGTTTCTGCTTTTTATTTAGGTCACTGAAGAACAGCTTGCAACACATTTCATCAACTGCGGGCAGGTGAGATACTTGTATACTCTTCATGTCTCATCAAAGAGCATAACACTTCTAAATAAAGTATTGATGCAGGTCGTTGACTGTCGCATGTGTGATGTGTTCAAGGACTGTCTACTGTACAAATATTGACAAGAAGGTTGATGATAGTATTCATTGTTCAATTTAATCATTTTTACGTCAGAACAAATTGCTTATTTCTTCATACTTGGGTCATCACATCTTTTGTTTGATACAGGTTTCTCAAGCAGATCTTAAACTCTTCTTCGAATCTATTTGTGGAGAGGTTGGTTCCACTTGCATTGTTATGTGATTCCATAACTTTTGCATGAACTAAGTTATATATATTTCGTATGttgatttaaaaatataaaataaaagataatggGGTCTTTCTTGTGGATTGATATATGATATCATATGCTGATTTAAGAATGTAAACTAAAATAAATTAATGGTGTGCGGTGAATGTTGCAGGTTTACCGCTTAAGAGTGCTTGGCGATTGTCAACATTCCACGAGGATTGCTTTTGTGGAGTTTGTGATGGTTAGCATCTATGGCTTGATAAACTCATGCTGAATTATATAATGTTTTCTTAAAATTTACTTTCACTTAGATACTTGTTTCGAGTTATCTGACCATGAGTTTGATATCAAATGGAATGTAAGGCTCTGATTTGTGTTATTCATTTTCCTTAAGTTTTGTTTATGTATATGATAAATCATTATTTTGTCAATTTAACTTCCGAGTCTGATACCAAAATTCATTTGAGCTTGTAATTTCAGGCTGAGAGTGCAATCGCTGCTCTGAACTGTAGCGGTGTGGTCTTAGGATCCATGCCGTTAAGGTATACTTCATTAGATGTATTTGTTCATTCATTTTCTAGACAGTCTATGTCGTTTAATTTTTTTGAAGACAGCCTTTTATCTAGCCCGTTCTAATCTTAGGATAAAGCCCTTAAAAGACTCCCCGTGCGCCCGGGTTCACCTCAGTGTCCCATGTGGTTTAATCTTCGAGAGCTCCAGGAGGTGGCTGACAGCAGTGTATATCCACGCATACAGATATTTAAGGTTCCTCTTTTGGCTTTTAACTTAATTCTCTCTAGCATTTATCCCTTGCATTTCGAGAAAAAAATTAGGCTAATCCATCTTTGTCTTTTGAATATATAGGTTTCTGGAACATTGGGGCTTTGATATTTATCCACGATCAGGCACCAAGACCTTCAGAGTGTTTCTACGAAACAAAATATTCGGCCTGCCGAGGTCTTTCTTAGTTTCAGATTGTATCTTATCAGAAGGGTGAGAGGTGTTTTTGTTATTTAGTAGATTTCCATTACACTAAACTATTAGCTACTGCATCCAGGACTCTCACGAGCAGTTATTTGAACTACGCCACTTTTCTGGAATCCCATGTGTGATTGAACTTGGTATGTGTTTCGATCATTGGCTTCACAGGTTTGATAGATCGTTCATGTATCAATACTTTGTGATGAATTAATTGCATGTTGACATAATTAGGGAATCAAGAGAATAATGTTAGGATCTATTTCTTTTCATCTAtctatgaaatattattctagctTTTGATAAACCCTAGAAGATTGAtcacctcgaagtgatcaaggtgaTCGATCCCCTCAAAAtgattattctgatttttttctcttcttgtatgataaaaccctagggtcttatcatatgGTATTAGAGTAGCGATCCTTGGTGTTCTCGTTGCAATTTCTCACAACACTTTTGTCGcagctatcatcatcatcataaaaaaaacaaaagagagagaagaagtctAACAGtcgccccatctcgctcgagcgagaaaggGCTATCGTCGCCGCTCCTAATCCTCGATGTCTCGTTGTTCCTCATCCCCTTCCGGCAACGTGCCTCTCAGCCCTCAACATTCGCCTCATCCCACTTGAGCGAGAAAGGGCTACCGTTGTTGCTCCTAATCCTCGACATCTCACCCACGCAACGACAGAAATAGGGCAAACCCCCTCTTGCCTCCTCACACCTTTTGTTGCAATCGTCAATCGCCATTGTTTTCTCCTCTCTTGTTAACCAGTCGTGCGATCGTCGTGACTTCCCAATCGATCCCTTCCTCACTTGGCGTCCATTGCTAACCAACCGCATAATCGCAACAACTACCTAATCAaccccttcttcttccctcccTTCGTTGTCGTTGTTGCGCTTTCTCTACAACTCATCTTCGTCTCCTCTGCTCTTGCTACAAACATCATTGCACATAGGCTATGATTTTCGCACGGATCCTCAGCGCTCTCACAACCTTCTTCTTTCCCGCCAGCCAACGCTCGTCCCAATCGCATGGTCGCCAGCGTCTCGTCCCACCGCAACCGCGCGATCACCTCCCAACGACCACAGCAAGCCCTCGACGACGTTGCTCCTAGTTGCACTACCATCGTTGCCTCCTAGCCTCTCGATGCACAAGGCTTCATCGACATCCTTGCAACAATCCTTCACTCCCACATCACTGCCACCGACTGGCATCATAGTAGTAGCACCAAATAGgacagtgctgatgcccttgacccgacacTAGAAACAAGAGTTGGGGATTACAGATCTGGAATCCTACACAATGGATATTGACAACTCAGTAAAAGCCCAACTAGAAGCCTTGGAAACTAGGATTGAAAACTAGTTGCAGGAAACCCTTAATGAATTCAAAAGGAGCCTATTGGAGAGCTTCAACAAATTTCAGcaaaatgaaaattcaagtcttacgCTGAACCGATCTGGAGACACAAGAAAAAGGAACCCTCGTGGGCAGAATAGTATGATTGATGGGAAAAATGAACATAatatggggatccgaccagttggatctctagggcagaaataattttttattttcacaaaactctagaagaatccaaggtggaaataactTCAATCCAACTAGATGGAGATGCAATACAATAGTACGAAACCTTCACAGGGTCCCCTCGTGAGAGCAATTTAAGAGAGGGCTTCTCGTCCGCGTtggaccatctgaatatgagaatgttgatggacagctCGCTAAAATTCGTTAGATTTCTACAGTGCTAGAACATCAGAACAGatttgaacgattgtcaaatcaagctaaagaCTAGTCCGAATGATAACTTATGGGAACATTTATGGAAGGACTTAATCCAAATATCCAATGTGAAGCCAAAGCTcgccaaccccgcactatgacaaCTGTAATCTTATTTGCACATTTGTATGAGGAAAAATTCAGCAGGGAGAATCGTCGAAATAGAATTGACGACAAACAGATGATCAACAAGCCACCCGGCCCATCTATTCCTAATCGAAACActaacacccgaagactaacccgagaagaactcgagGAAAGATCAGCGAAAAGTTTGTGTTGGCACTAttgtgaaaaatggagtatggagcaccgatgtaaacaagggtaacttttgatgattgaaccaattggaatgGAACCAGAAGGTgacaatgtggactccgatcatgaagatatggattctgatgaagatgttgaacctatCATGCATATAGTGTATGTATTAGTCGGCTACTCTAACCCGTAAACTATGAAAGTTTGAGGATCTTTGAAACATCAACATGTTACAATTTTAATTAAtattggtagcactaataatttttggACAATAAGATTGCTAACCGATTGGTCTACCACATTGAAGACTGACAAATTCAAAGTAAAGGtcgctgatggacggattttaacttatgatagcaagtgtttgaagataaaattgattatataagaccaagagttgcttgtggatttctttttgctaCTCTTGAAAGACTTCGAAGTGGTGCttagaattgaatggctatcaaccctgggTAATgtttattgaattttttttaaactaatcatgattttttttattaatggaaaacaATTGATACTAAAAGGAAGACATGAAAGTAGGGTCACGACTACCTCTAGCCATCGAATGGATAGGGTTTTTCAGAAGACTGacttattgcttacactatcaagaagtggagaccgtacttacttgatcaacgagttATGATGCGTCGTAAATATCCTATGACTGAagtactgaaagagaagctccaaaactgatttggaggaggaattgttaggatcctagctttgaataatattttattgtgtTTGTCTAATTAGTCGGATAAGAatttatttgagatttatttatttatttattaggagtgaaactctataaatatggatgtatTTGTTTCTTTTCATCTATCTATAAAATATTAGTCTAGCTTTTGACAAACCCCATGAGGCCGATTCCTCCAAAGTAAACAtcccttttctttttctgcttctatgataaaaccctataACCATAAGATTGATCAATCGAATGACTTAGCTATGTGATGAGGTAACTCCCACTACGATGATAGCAAATATAAAACATTAATTGAATGATTGCGAAGAATGATTGCGAAGAAACAAGCATTTCAAACCAACTAGCCCTTTCACCTAATACCACCTAATTGGAGAAGCCATGCTTGGTTATTACGAAAACAATTATGTTCATCATGAACATGAAACCCAAATGGCATCCTTGTCAATCTGTCTACACTAGTAATTCGGTTCTTCTGAAGTAAAGTGTTATGTGGAGTCGTGAATAAAATAATGAATTCGGATTGACATGCACATGTTACCTGGAAAGGCCGTGTCCTCTTTCATCAAAGTAGGCGAACAAACTGTAGAAATATGAGAGCAGCAGTATTCCTTCCTGCTGTACGTAGCAGAAACAGTTCCTGTATTCTGTAAATCACCAGaccataacaacaacaataacaaacgaAATCACGAGCACTTTGAGCTTACAAAGAAGATAATATTAGTTTCTTTTTATTACCTTTCTCTACTTCCTGGTAGAGAGACAATGGTTCGTTATAAACCATCTTTATATGtacacagtttttttttttttgttgggggGTAAGAGGGGGGTGGGTACCTACTGCAAACATAGACATTAAACCAATTCTGAAGTCCCACCAGATGGAGTATGACCAAGTCTCCACATAAAAACATGCATTCACCCAAATACTTATAATGACAATCTCCAAATGGTCTGCAAATGCCACCATCGTGTCCGATTTTTCATGTGATGTGTTAACCTATAGTTCAAGTACTTGCAAGCATGTCATCCAACTAGCAGTATTTAAATCAACTCTATAAACAAAACCTCTTGCTTGCTAGTCAGGCCCAGTTCACTCAGAGATAGTTCACTTTCTCCTTCAGTAAAGGCACGGCGAGGATATGGCCTCACCTGTCAAATTTAAAGTAGTGTAGTGAGAGGCAATAATGCTGATACTGAACTCAAGGCGAATAAAGAAAGATCCATGTATACATgaaatcacatgatgcatacataaTAACCAGATAAAAATAGCTTCTGATAGATAACAAAACATATACATTTTTCAGCATTATGGATTCATTGCAATGGAATAAAATTTTCAAGGCTACATAGAGCAGACATTGTTGTCATTAAAAATCGGATCAATATGTTACTGTAAGTGCAATAGTTGAATATTGAAAATCAAGCATCATATATCAGAGCTGTAAAGGCCAAAGTAGTACTACAACTGTAAGACGAGAAACAGCCATCTAggaaaaaaaatatcaagattttagGGCTCGATAACCCCAGCCTCACTTCCAAAAAAATCAAGTTTGATTGTGCAGGTACAGGTTATCATATCAGAAACAATGGAGAGGAAATAGTGGCGTGCTATTCATCTATTCAGACAAGTAAATAGTCTGCCGCTTTCTAATTTCCAAATCTCGCTTCTCCAAGTCCACTTTTACCGACAAATCAGAATAAAGGCTCGGGTTGGCGTCTAATTTTGGATTTACTATTCATACAAGTAAATAGTCTGCCACACCTGATTTCCATATCCAACCCCACCCCCAACCCTGCTTCTTCTTTTTAGTTTCCATATCTTGGTACTTACTATTCATACAAGTAAATAGTCTGCTCCCTTAGGAAACTTGAACCTTCTTGTGTCATGTTAATGTCTTCACTCGTACTTTGAGAATCCTCACCATCCAATCTCATCTTTCAAATTCCTCACTTCAAAATCCACCACCTTTTCAATCAAAGAACATTCAAAGTTTCTTTCTAAATTTAGTTATTGTTCAAGATGTTTCTAATATTTCACAATCTACAGTTCCAATGAGTAAAGGACAGTATGCTATTCCGTCAACTCATCTGGACAATTATTATGAATATGCCTTGGAGTTTGTATGCAGACAAATAGATGCAAAATTAGATAAAATGTAAAGTTCTAACTTCTAACTACAGTTCAACAACCAACAACCATCCTTCTCTATGATGCTTTTGTCATGCAGCATTAAAGCATCAACTTCTATTTAATAGAGATCAAAGTCAAAAATCAACATTCAGATGGTAGAGAACTAATTGTATTCTTCGCAGCCAAATGGTCAGGAGATAAACATCAACTACTCAAACACTATCTTATCCAGAATACACCATGAAAAACAAACACGTATACAAAAAAATGCCCCAAAATTATTCCATTAGGCCTGAGAAGAACATGAGTACAGCCGATTGTCAAAAAGTAAATCACCTCCAGAACTATGAACCTGGAGGTATGAACCCAGGTATGCATCTTGGTTAACTCACCTGTCCAAGGAAAGTGCTGGCTCTAGCACAAGTTACAACACACATGAAACAGAATTAATGAACAAGATCCTTAGAGGCTTCATTTGAATGAAGCAAAAAAACCAGTCGATTCTTCAGTGTGCTCTTTGTATCTGCCTTATGATTAACTTACATCATCAAAGACGTATGAAGTACCAGCATAGACCTAACTTTAACAGACATACAAGAATATTCTCCAAAATCATATCTTATGTCCTCTTCCTTAAGTTTCTACTTCTGTTTTTCATTAGTCAGTCTTTCAAACAAAAACCAAAAAATATCATGACACACTTAAGTGTTGATAATTAAACACTAAACTATCATAAGTGTCAACTTAGAAAAACACTTCAGTCCCATTTCATTCTTGACCTAGATATAACAATAGAATTCCTAGAATAACTAGACCGAACCATAAAAAGCAAGGGATCATTTTGGTGACAAGAAATTTGGCAGTTTTGATCAAGGTTCTCAATTTCAGTTCGTACCGATGTATCGAGCCCTGCTTGGTACAATACGTACCGAGGCATACCGACGATATGCCAAGGCATACCGACAGTACGCTCAAAAATTCTGAAAAACCTCCAAAAACACCTGGAGGTAACGGTACAAACATACCGAGGCGTACCAACCGGTATGCcttggtaacgatcgaaatctgaAACCAAACTGATCGATACACCTCGGTACTGGTCGATACGCCTCGATAATGGTCGAATTTCGGTATAGACCCCGTATTGCCCAGTACGAGGTCAAAACACTGGTACCGCCTGATAGAGGGTAGTCCGTGTACCGATATCCTCTCGAACCGATATGtgccgcccgtaccgggtggtagacATTGAAATTGAGACCCCTGGTTTTGATCAACGAATACAATCTTGGATACCATAGCCGTACTGGTTCAGCTTGTGGTTTtgaccaaggaatgcaatttTGGGAATCACAAACATGGTTGTCCATGGTCCCCATATGGGTTGGTCCATGACGGTGTACCGACATAGTATGTCTGCATACATCGTGACGCCATTTTGCTAGAAGAAGACGAGGTGACAATGGGTTTGGAGTCACTCATAAGCCTCTAAAAGGCCCCGTTATTGGCTTTCAAATACAAAACAAAAGAATCATCTGTCGCTTAAAGGAAAAACTGACTAGACAAGTCTTGTAAGTGAtgagacaaagagagagagagaagcaaggAAGGAAAAAAcagggaaaataaaaataaataaataattgcc
It encodes the following:
- the LOC103970600 gene encoding polyadenylate-binding protein-interacting protein 11-like; this encodes MCSRTVYCTNIDKKVSQADLKLFFESICGEVYRLRVLGDCQHSTRIAFVEFVMAESAIAALNCSGVVLGSMPLRIKPLKDSPCARVHLSVPCGLIFESSRRWLTAVYIHAYRYLRFLEHWGFDIYPRSGTKTFRVFLRNKIFGLPRSFLVSDCILSEG